In Deltaproteobacteria bacterium, the sequence GGTTTTCTTTTCAATATTCCTTTTTCTCCCGGTTCAAAGGCAAGAGCCACATCCTGAAGGCCATTGGTGACAAGATTCAGCCAGAGGATCTGTGCGGGGATATAGGGTAGTGGTAGTCCCATCAGTATAGTCACAAGGATTGTGATCAGCTCTCCAAAACCGCATGACACGAGGAATAGTGTTACCTTCTTTATATTATCATAGACGATCCTTCCCTCCTCAACAGCCCCGAATATGGATGCAAAGTTATCATCCGTAAGGACCATGTCGGAGGCCTCCTTTGCGACATCTGTTCCTTCCTTTCCCATGGCGACCCCTATGTGAGCCGCTTTGAGTGCAGGTGCATCATTGACACCATCACCTGTAATTGACACTACCTCCCCATGTTTTACCAACTGCTGAGCAATCATCAGCTTATGTTGGGGAGAAACCCTGGCATAGATGGAGACGGTCTGTACCTTCTTGAAGAGTTCCTCTTCGCTCATCCGCTCTATCTCTTTTCCGGTGAGGACCGTTGAATTCCCATCGATTATTCCTAGCTTTTCTCCTATGGCATGGGCTGTTATGGCATGATCGCCAGTAATCATGACAGTTCTGATGCCGGCTTCCTTGCATCCCCTGATGGCCATTAACACCTCCGGCCTTTCCGGGTCGATCATTCCCTGAATTCCTGCAAATGTAAGATCTGACTCGATATCCTGATGCGTGACCTCCTCTGTTTCCGGCGGGACCTCTTTCCAAGCCATAGCAAGAACCCTTAAACCTTCCCTTGCAAAGGCTTCAGCCTTCTCTACCCAGGCATTTTTTCGAGGAATATCATTAATCATGCATTCAGTGCAGATATCGAGCATCCTATCGAGGGACCCCTTTATGAAGACGATTTTTTTACCCTCAACGCTGTGGAGTGTTGCCATGTACCCCCGATCGGACTCAAAGGGGAGGAGTGCGATAACAGGATGCTTCTCCTTTTCCTCCTCTAAATTCAGACTCCCTTTCAGGGCTGCCACGATAAGCGCCCCTTCCGTCGGATCACCGTCAACCTTGAAGCGGTTCTCTTCCTCATATAACCTTGATTCATTGCATAGAAGGCCAACCCTCAGCATCTGTTGTATCTTTTTAAGCTGATTCCCACCAAGGGGCATTTTATCCAGCAATATCTCCCCCTCCGGCTCATACCCGCTTCCCGTTATTTCGTAAACATGCTCACCGTCATACAGGAGTGTTACTGTCATCTCATTTTTTGTGAGTGTTCCCGTTTTATCAGAACCGATGACCGTAGTACTCCCCAGCGTCTCAACAGCAGGAAGTTTTCTTATGATTGAATTTCGCCTTGCCATTCTGGCCACACCTATAGACATGGCGATTGTAACAGCAATGGGAAGCCCTTCAGGTATTGCAGAAACAGCGGTAGCTACGGCAACCATAAACATTTCGGAAAGTTTCTCGCCCATAAGGGCGCCGATGACCATCATAGCAATGGAAAAAGCTACGACAATGATGCCGATCAGCCTGGCAAAGCGGTCCAGTTTTTCCTGTAGCGGCGTCCTGAAGGCCTGGACTTCCCTTACCTCTTCAGCAATCTGGCCCAAGACTGTGTCGGCCCCTGTTTCAACGACAATTCCCCTTGCCCGTCCACTTACCACCACCGTTCCCATAAAGGCCATATTCTTCTGGTCTCCCGGCGTCAGGTTCTTTTCCGGAATAGGATTTATCGATTTTTCAACAGGGAGTGATTCCCCCGTCAGCAGTGCTTCATCAGTTTTGACTTCAATGGCCTTTAAAAGCCTTAAGTCTGCCGGTACCTTTCCACCCGAAGAGAGGAATACAATATCTCCCGGTACGAGCACTTCGCTGTTGACCTCCATCTCCTTGCCATCGCGCAGTACTCTTGCCCTTGGAACAAGCATACTTTTAAGGGCCCGGATACTCTCTTCGGCCCTGAATTCCTGAAAGTAGCCTATGACCGCATTCAGTGCTACAACAGCTATAATCACGCTTGTATCAATATATTCATCAAGGAAAAAGGTGACTACAGCTGCAATAAGGAGGATATATATGAGGGGGCTTGTAAACTGATGGAGGATGACCTTGAGTCTGCTGTTTTTTTCTTCCTGTGTCAGAACATTGGGGCCGTGCAGATTCAGGCGCTTTGCAGCTTCGTCTTCTGTGATGCCTGCTTCTGAAGATTTAAGCTTGTGGCAGACCTTATCTATGTCAAGTTGATACCAGTTCATAACTCATCAATTAAATTTGCCTGTCCCCTAAATTGGATCAATTTCTAACATGACAAA encodes:
- a CDS encoding HAD-IC family P-type ATPase produces the protein MNWYQLDIDKVCHKLKSSEAGITEDEAAKRLNLHGPNVLTQEEKNSRLKVILHQFTSPLIYILLIAAVVTFFLDEYIDTSVIIAVVALNAVIGYFQEFRAEESIRALKSMLVPRARVLRDGKEMEVNSEVLVPGDIVFLSSGGKVPADLRLLKAIEVKTDEALLTGESLPVEKSINPIPEKNLTPGDQKNMAFMGTVVVSGRARGIVVETGADTVLGQIAEEVREVQAFRTPLQEKLDRFARLIGIIVVAFSIAMMVIGALMGEKLSEMFMVAVATAVSAIPEGLPIAVTIAMSIGVARMARRNSIIRKLPAVETLGSTTVIGSDKTGTLTKNEMTVTLLYDGEHVYEITGSGYEPEGEILLDKMPLGGNQLKKIQQMLRVGLLCNESRLYEEENRFKVDGDPTEGALIVAALKGSLNLEEEKEKHPVIALLPFESDRGYMATLHSVEGKKIVFIKGSLDRMLDICTECMINDIPRKNAWVEKAEAFAREGLRVLAMAWKEVPPETEEVTHQDIESDLTFAGIQGMIDPERPEVLMAIRGCKEAGIRTVMITGDHAITAHAIGEKLGIIDGNSTVLTGKEIERMSEEELFKKVQTVSIYARVSPQHKLMIAQQLVKHGEVVSITGDGVNDAPALKAAHIGVAMGKEGTDVAKEASDMVLTDDNFASIFGAVEEGRIVYDNIKKVTLFLVSCGFGELITILVTILMGLPLPYIPAQILWLNLVTNGLQDVALAFEPGEKGILKRKPRPIKEGILSTLMVQRTLLMGTVLAIGTLYIFIERLNAGVSVEGARTAALTTMVFFQFFQAYNCRSETQSIFKMGLRSNPFLLLSITAALFAQLAVLYVPALQWIFRTEAISMTGWIEIIAVSLSIIIAVEIDKWLRRKKEEL